The Seleniivibrio woodruffii genome window below encodes:
- a CDS encoding transketolase: protein MRNCGFDVDFTPKDMQELAETAKLCRGDILKMTTLAGSGHPGGSMSSIDMYLTVYRYANITPENVKSPSRDRVFVSHGHTSPGVYSALARNGFFDIDQAVAEFRLAGSIYEGHIERMVNGVEWTTGNLGQGLSAACGAAMAGEIAGEEFSVFCFMGDGEQQKGQQAEARRFAAMHGLNNITAFIDYNKLQISGNIEDVMYQNIKDDYTADGWFVITVDGHDFEKLFTAIKYGQKIEQPVLILAETVMSKGVSFMENIHGYHGKPLTDEQLDKALAELGLENDIARYREMRKAFVFDPSHHELEIPEVKVAYDRNKEYGLDVKTDCRSAFGDAIYDIVKNSQEEGMTPVAVFDCDLASSVKTDKVEKEFPDNFVQAGIQEHHACVAGGSASVNGVLAFFADFGVFGVDEVYNQQRLNDINGASLKTVTTHIGIDVGEDGKTHQCIDYLGTLRNLFGFRVIIPADPNQTYKAVGFAAENPGNFLVGMGRSKLAVIADGDKPFFGKGYDFKYGQVDVLRDGDFAIATYGSMTARALKVAEILEKQGIKAAVLNCSCPLHPDMEAFEKYTDKPVFVYEDHNEFTGLAATLANKFADDGEPVRIVRFGVRGYAFSGTPEDIFKLLGLDPETVAESIKAELA from the coding sequence ATGAGAAACTGTGGATTTGACGTGGATTTCACCCCGAAAGACATGCAGGAACTTGCTGAAACGGCAAAACTCTGCCGCGGCGATATTCTGAAAATGACAACGCTGGCTGGCAGCGGACACCCCGGCGGTTCCATGTCGTCTATAGATATGTATCTGACAGTGTACAGATATGCCAACATCACCCCCGAAAACGTTAAATCCCCTTCAAGGGACAGGGTTTTCGTGTCCCACGGACACACAAGCCCCGGTGTATACTCCGCCCTTGCACGCAACGGATTTTTCGATATAGACCAGGCTGTTGCCGAGTTTCGTCTGGCCGGAAGCATCTATGAAGGCCACATCGAAAGGATGGTTAACGGTGTCGAGTGGACAACGGGCAACCTCGGACAGGGACTCTCTGCCGCATGCGGAGCCGCTATGGCTGGCGAGATAGCAGGCGAGGAGTTCAGCGTATTCTGCTTCATGGGCGACGGCGAACAGCAGAAGGGTCAGCAGGCTGAGGCGAGACGCTTTGCCGCAATGCACGGCCTTAACAACATCACCGCTTTCATCGACTATAACAAGCTTCAGATAAGCGGCAACATTGAAGACGTAATGTATCAGAACATAAAGGACGACTACACTGCAGACGGCTGGTTCGTTATCACTGTTGACGGCCATGACTTCGAAAAACTTTTCACAGCCATCAAATATGGTCAGAAGATAGAACAGCCCGTGCTTATCCTTGCTGAAACAGTGATGAGCAAAGGCGTATCCTTCATGGAGAACATCCACGGATACCACGGAAAGCCCCTTACAGACGAGCAGCTTGACAAAGCTCTTGCGGAGCTTGGTCTGGAAAACGACATCGCAAGATACAGAGAGATGCGTAAGGCGTTCGTGTTCGACCCCTCACACCACGAGCTTGAGATCCCCGAAGTTAAGGTGGCCTACGACAGAAACAAGGAATACGGACTGGACGTTAAGACCGACTGCCGTTCGGCGTTCGGCGATGCGATATACGATATAGTTAAGAACTCTCAGGAAGAGGGAATGACCCCCGTTGCAGTTTTCGACTGCGACCTCGCCAGCTCTGTTAAAACAGACAAGGTTGAGAAAGAGTTTCCCGATAACTTCGTTCAGGCGGGCATTCAGGAGCACCACGCATGTGTTGCCGGCGGTTCGGCCAGCGTTAACGGCGTTCTGGCTTTCTTCGCCGACTTCGGCGTATTCGGAGTGGACGAGGTTTACAACCAGCAGAGACTTAACGACATCAACGGCGCAAGCCTTAAGACCGTCACAACCCACATAGGTATCGACGTGGGCGAGGACGGCAAGACTCACCAGTGCATCGACTACCTCGGAACACTGCGCAACCTGTTCGGATTCAGAGTCATCATCCCCGCCGATCCCAACCAGACCTATAAGGCTGTTGGCTTTGCGGCTGAGAACCCCGGAAACTTCCTTGTGGGTATGGGTCGTTCAAAACTCGCAGTGATAGCTGACGGCGACAAGCCTTTCTTCGGCAAGGGATACGACTTCAAATACGGTCAGGTGGACGTTCTGCGTGACGGCGATTTCGCCATCGCAACCTACGGCAGCATGACTGCCCGTGCGTTGAAAGTTGCCGAAATTCTGGAAAAACAGGGTATCAAGGCGGCAGTGCTCAACTGCTCATGCCCTCTGCATCCTGATATGGAAGCATTTGAGAAATATACGGATAAACCCGTTTTTGTATATGAGGATCACAACGAATTCACAGGTCTGGCGGCCACTCTGGCAAACAAATTTGCAGACGACGGCGAGCCTGTGCGCATAGTCCGTTTCGGCGTGAGAGGCTATGCCTTCTCCGGTACTCCCGAGGACATTTTCAAACTCTTAGGCCTCGACCCCGAAACAGTGGCAGAGAGCATTAAAGCGGAGCTTGCATGA
- a CDS encoding glycosyltransferase family 9 protein has protein sequence MKVLFVRFSSLGDIILTTGVIRKFKELFPDAQADVLTYAPFAEVYKGLPFVNRVLSYDKKDGIIAYFSLIQKEAEEYDHIFDLHGKLLSMFLRFHAQADYHKYMKDSAARRRFVKTGKRDPRLDIHVVQKYFEPVAETFNVPMPELEELRPVLASKAEPVKGHILVHPFASKYTKTYPFAGELAELLLQNGYTPVFVGDGKAPDVDGIINKTGKTTIRELFDNIAACEKVISTDSGPLHIATALGRPTVAVFGSTTKDFGFYPSFGGVRVVEDNSVSCRPCHVHGQDACPKGHFDCMMHLTPEKVLEALS, from the coding sequence ATGAAAGTTCTTTTTGTCCGTTTCAGCTCGCTGGGGGATATAATCCTCACCACCGGAGTTATAAGAAAGTTTAAGGAACTGTTTCCGGACGCTCAGGCGGACGTGCTCACCTATGCGCCGTTTGCCGAGGTCTATAAAGGCCTGCCGTTCGTAAACAGGGTGCTTTCATATGATAAGAAAGACGGAATAATAGCATATTTCAGCCTTATCCAGAAGGAGGCAGAGGAGTATGACCACATCTTCGACCTCCACGGAAAGCTTCTGTCAATGTTTCTCCGCTTTCATGCACAGGCTGACTATCATAAATATATGAAGGATTCCGCCGCCCGTCGCAGATTCGTCAAAACCGGAAAGCGTGACCCCAGACTTGATATACATGTGGTTCAGAAATATTTTGAGCCGGTTGCAGAGACTTTTAATGTTCCCATGCCGGAGCTTGAAGAACTGCGCCCTGTTCTGGCATCCAAGGCCGAACCCGTTAAAGGACACATTCTGGTGCACCCGTTCGCCAGTAAATATACGAAGACCTACCCGTTTGCAGGGGAGCTTGCGGAACTGCTTCTGCAAAACGGTTATACCCCTGTGTTTGTCGGAGACGGCAAAGCTCCGGACGTTGACGGCATAATCAATAAAACGGGTAAAACGACCATCAGAGAGCTTTTCGATAATATAGCCGCATGCGAAAAGGTGATATCCACCGATTCGGGGCCTCTGCACATCGCAACGGCTCTGGGCAGGCCGACTGTGGCTGTTTTCGGTTCAACCACAAAGGATTTCGGGTTCTATCCGTCATTCGGCGGGGTCAGGGTTGTGGAGGACAACTCCGTTTCGTGCCGCCCATGCCATGTCCACGGTCAGGATGCCTGTCCGAAAGGCCATTTCGACTGCATGATGCACCTCACGCCTGAAAAGGTTCTGGAAGCCCTTTCGTAA
- the pheA gene encoding prephenate dehydratase: MDELDKHRQNIDDIDQQILDLLNRRANEAMHIGEIKKAAGQPLYVPSREKKIFERLTGLNKGPFPNDALRSVYREIISASLSLEEVQKVGYLGPEGTFTNMAAIKQFGLSATLIPIRNIPEVFDSVERGRLAFGIVPVENSLEGIVNHTLDTFTTSNLKICGEIFLEISHNLMNRTGNFEDVQVIYSHYQAIGQCRKWLAANCPDIPVHEIDSTAKAAELASKDETVAAISSEMAQLKYNLRVVEKSIEDNPNNFTRFLLIGNYEPLPTGNDKTSIVFSVAHKAGSLYEALSVLANADINMTKIESRPSRQKAWEYVFFVDVEGHIADNRLKTALSGLSEHTAFFKVLGSYPKGEK; encoded by the coding sequence ATGGATGAACTTGATAAACACAGACAAAACATTGACGACATCGACCAGCAGATTCTCGATCTTCTGAACAGAAGGGCGAACGAGGCAATGCACATCGGCGAGATAAAGAAGGCCGCCGGACAGCCTCTTTATGTTCCGTCCAGAGAGAAGAAGATTTTTGAGCGTCTTACAGGGCTGAACAAAGGACCGTTTCCCAACGATGCCCTGCGCTCGGTCTACCGTGAGATAATCTCCGCGTCCCTCTCTCTGGAAGAGGTGCAGAAGGTGGGATATCTGGGCCCCGAAGGCACGTTCACAAACATGGCCGCCATAAAGCAGTTCGGACTCTCCGCAACGCTCATCCCCATCCGCAACATCCCCGAGGTGTTCGACAGCGTTGAGCGGGGCAGGCTGGCATTCGGCATCGTGCCTGTGGAAAACTCTCTGGAAGGCATCGTCAACCACACACTGGACACCTTCACCACCAGCAATCTTAAGATATGCGGCGAAATATTCCTTGAAATAAGCCACAACCTTATGAACAGAACCGGAAACTTTGAAGACGTTCAGGTGATATACAGCCACTATCAGGCCATTGGCCAGTGCCGCAAATGGCTTGCGGCCAACTGTCCGGACATCCCCGTCCACGAAATTGACTCAACTGCAAAAGCGGCGGAGCTGGCATCGAAGGACGAAACCGTAGCCGCAATTTCAAGCGAGATGGCACAGTTGAAATATAACCTGCGCGTTGTGGAGAAATCCATAGAGGACAACCCCAACAACTTCACCCGCTTTCTGCTCATCGGAAACTACGAACCCCTGCCCACAGGCAACGACAAGACATCCATAGTTTTCTCTGTGGCGCACAAGGCAGGCTCCCTTTATGAAGCTCTGTCGGTGCTTGCAAATGCTGACATAAACATGACCAAAATCGAGTCCCGTCCGTCCCGCCAAAAGGCGTGGGAATACGTCTTTTTTGTTGACGTGGAGGGACATATAGCAGATAACAGACTTAAAACCGCACTCAGCGGCTTAAGCGAACATACGGCATTTTTCAAAGTGCTCGGTTCCTATCCTAAGGGGGAAAAATGA
- the gpmI gene encoding 2,3-bisphosphoglycerate-independent phosphoglycerate mutase, translating into MSERKTVLLILDGWGLRDEEDFNAVRISKAPNFHKLMAECPHTRLNASEEYVGLPKGQMGNSEVGHTNIGAGRVVYQELLRVTLAIKDGSMAKNPDFAAFLNTVKADSGRLHLFGLLSDGGVHSHIEHLKGIIGIAKQFGIPEVYVHAFMDGRDTPPKSGLGYMKELTEYMKNTECGQVATVAGRYYPMDRDKRWDRTKLGYDAVRNGVGLESADACSAVQEAYDRGETDEFIKPTIIAGVDGRVKNGDGVFFFNFRADRARQLTTVFTDRAFREFERDMPEVHFMTLTQYDSKYDCPYAFGPEGLNNIFGEVISRKGLKQLRIAETEKYAHVTYFFNGGAETVFEGEKRALLESPRDVATYDLKPQMSIHEVVKRFKEEIDSVDVVIMNFANPDMVGHSGILEAAVKACLAVDECLGEVMKVIKEKGAVLAVTADHGNAEQMWDYENNQPHTAHTLNPVPFIIYNLDCKLTEKTGKLADIAPTLLDIMGIEKPAEMTGESLLVR; encoded by the coding sequence ATGTCTGAACGCAAAACCGTACTTCTCATCCTTGACGGCTGGGGTCTGAGAGACGAAGAGGACTTCAACGCTGTCAGAATCAGCAAAGCACCCAATTTCCATAAACTGATGGCCGAGTGCCCCCACACAAGGCTGAACGCCAGTGAGGAATATGTCGGTCTGCCCAAGGGGCAGATGGGCAACTCCGAGGTTGGACACACAAACATCGGAGCCGGAAGAGTGGTTTATCAGGAGCTTCTCAGGGTCACATTGGCCATCAAAGACGGCAGCATGGCAAAGAACCCTGACTTTGCGGCGTTTCTGAACACAGTTAAGGCGGACAGCGGCAGACTACACCTTTTCGGACTTCTGTCCGACGGCGGCGTACACAGCCACATCGAACATCTCAAAGGAATCATAGGCATAGCGAAACAGTTCGGCATTCCGGAAGTATACGTCCATGCGTTCATGGACGGGCGTGACACTCCCCCCAAGAGCGGTCTGGGATATATGAAGGAACTGACTGAATACATGAAAAATACGGAGTGCGGACAGGTGGCAACGGTTGCCGGCCGCTACTATCCCATGGACAGGGACAAAAGGTGGGACAGAACAAAGCTGGGCTACGATGCTGTCAGAAACGGAGTCGGCCTTGAGTCTGCGGACGCATGCAGTGCTGTTCAGGAGGCTTACGACAGAGGCGAAACGGACGAGTTCATCAAGCCCACAATCATAGCCGGAGTTGACGGCAGGGTCAAAAACGGCGACGGAGTGTTCTTTTTCAACTTCCGTGCCGACAGAGCCAGACAGCTCACAACTGTTTTCACAGACAGAGCCTTCCGTGAGTTCGAGCGTGACATGCCCGAAGTCCATTTCATGACACTGACCCAGTATGACAGTAAATATGACTGCCCCTATGCCTTCGGGCCAGAGGGGCTGAACAATATATTCGGCGAGGTTATCAGCCGCAAAGGCTTAAAACAGCTGAGAATAGCCGAAACAGAGAAATATGCCCACGTTACATACTTTTTTAACGGCGGTGCGGAGACGGTTTTTGAAGGGGAAAAACGTGCCCTTCTGGAATCCCCCCGTGACGTTGCAACCTATGACCTCAAGCCTCAGATGAGTATTCACGAGGTTGTGAAAAGGTTCAAAGAGGAGATAGACTCAGTTGACGTGGTCATCATGAACTTCGCCAACCCCGACATGGTTGGGCACTCAGGAATACTGGAGGCGGCGGTTAAGGCATGCCTTGCGGTGGATGAGTGTCTGGGCGAGGTTATGAAGGTGATAAAAGAGAAAGGAGCGGTTCTGGCAGTGACAGCCGACCACGGAAACGCCGAACAGATGTGGGACTATGAGAACAACCAGCCCCACACTGCGCACACCCTGAACCCTGTGCCTTTTATAATATATAACCTTGACTGCAAACTTACAGAAAAGACCGGCAAACTGGCGGACATAGCCCCCACCCTGCTTGATATCATGGGTATCGAAAAGCCTGCGGAGATGACCGGAGAGAGTCTGCTGGTCAGGTGA
- the waaF gene encoding lipopolysaccharide heptosyltransferase II, producing MKILIFNPSFLGDSVLTTPLIKAVKLKHPDAEISFCVRPEYAPLFEGLDEISEVIPFDKRKSYSGLSGIFRFAEELKSRGFDMVLAPHKSFRTNLTLFLAKIPVRIGFVESAFSTLLTATRSRDMDLHEVQRNMLLYEAAFGELPPKLPLSVYIDEEAKSKFAALGKNLVGIAPGSVWATKMWPAENFAAVADWLKDNGYTPVIIGAPDDVPAAEKLMHSSKYEHINMCGKTSLKELPALIANFEFLVTNDSGPMHIAVATGVRCVAVFGPTVKELGFTPYDENSRVAEVEGLSCRPCGLHGSNKCPKKHFRCMLEILPEDVIKLIDKEEAVTRTEKYETVKAN from the coding sequence TTGAAAATATTAATCTTTAACCCGTCATTCCTCGGCGACAGCGTGCTCACAACGCCGCTGATAAAAGCCGTAAAATTAAAACATCCCGATGCGGAGATATCCTTCTGTGTCCGTCCTGAATACGCACCCCTTTTTGAGGGACTCGATGAAATTTCAGAGGTTATCCCTTTTGACAAGCGAAAGAGCTATTCCGGTCTGTCGGGTATCTTCCGCTTTGCCGAAGAGCTTAAGAGCAGAGGATTCGATATGGTGCTAGCTCCCCATAAGTCTTTCCGCACCAATCTCACCCTGTTTCTGGCGAAGATCCCCGTGCGTATCGGCTTCGTTGAGAGTGCGTTCTCCACACTGCTGACAGCCACCCGCTCAAGAGATATGGATCTCCACGAGGTTCAGCGCAATATGCTCCTTTATGAGGCCGCATTCGGCGAACTGCCCCCGAAACTTCCCTTGAGCGTATATATAGATGAAGAGGCGAAATCAAAATTCGCCGCACTGGGCAAAAATCTTGTGGGGATTGCGCCGGGCAGTGTATGGGCTACAAAGATGTGGCCTGCGGAGAACTTTGCCGCCGTTGCCGACTGGCTTAAGGACAACGGATACACCCCTGTGATAATCGGTGCGCCTGACGACGTTCCCGCTGCCGAAAAACTAATGCACTCATCAAAATATGAGCATATCAACATGTGCGGAAAAACTTCTCTGAAGGAACTTCCGGCACTGATAGCTAATTTTGAGTTTCTGGTGACCAACGATTCAGGCCCCATGCATATCGCCGTTGCGACTGGTGTGCGCTGTGTGGCTGTGTTCGGCCCAACTGTAAAGGAGCTTGGCTTCACCCCCTACGATGAGAACAGCAGAGTTGCCGAGGTGGAGGGTCTCTCCTGCCGCCCCTGCGGACTGCACGGCAGCAACAAATGTCCTAAGAAGCATTTCCGGTGTATGCTGGAGATACTGCCTGAAGACGTTATAAAGCTCATTGACAAAGAGGAGGCGGTCACCCGCACGGAAAAATACGAAACGGTTAAGGCGAACTGA
- the aroF gene encoding 3-deoxy-7-phosphoheptulonate synthase, producing the protein MIIVFKKDAAKQDIEHVKNRLEQFGFKTSMSETQDRTILGAIGDERILREKPLFAMPGVEKVVPISKPYKLVSSDFKKTETVIDIKGVKIGGGNVVVMAGPCSVENREMLMYLAERTRKAGAKILRGGAFKPRTSPYVFQGLGEEGLKYLREAADANGMLVITELMDPRDMDLICEYTDIIQIGARNMQNFRLLKDLGTVRKPVMLKRGLSATMKELLMAAEYVAAGGNDEIILCERGIRTFETETRNTLDLSAIPVLKSMSHLPVVADPSHGTGRRDCILPMSQAAVAAGADGLMVEVHNCPEEAFSDGDQSILPDDFDVLMKRLNIIAETIGRKLITE; encoded by the coding sequence ATGATAATCGTATTTAAGAAGGATGCGGCAAAACAGGACATCGAACATGTGAAGAACAGGCTGGAGCAATTCGGCTTTAAAACCAGCATGTCCGAAACGCAGGACAGAACAATCCTCGGCGCAATAGGCGACGAGCGTATCCTGCGTGAGAAGCCGCTGTTCGCCATGCCCGGCGTTGAAAAGGTCGTACCTATTTCAAAGCCATACAAGCTGGTGAGCTCCGACTTTAAAAAGACTGAAACCGTTATCGATATAAAAGGGGTCAAAATTGGCGGCGGAAACGTCGTGGTCATGGCAGGCCCCTGTTCCGTTGAAAACCGTGAGATGCTTATGTATCTTGCCGAGCGCACACGCAAGGCCGGAGCGAAGATCCTCAGGGGCGGAGCTTTCAAACCCCGCACATCCCCTTATGTCTTTCAGGGACTCGGGGAGGAGGGGCTGAAATATCTGCGTGAGGCGGCGGACGCCAACGGAATGCTCGTTATCACTGAGCTGATGGATCCCAGAGATATGGATCTCATCTGTGAGTATACAGACATAATCCAGATAGGCGCACGGAACATGCAGAATTTCCGTCTGCTGAAAGATCTCGGCACAGTGCGCAAACCCGTTATGCTTAAAAGGGGTTTGTCCGCAACAATGAAGGAACTGCTCATGGCGGCGGAATACGTTGCGGCGGGCGGTAACGATGAGATAATCCTCTGCGAAAGGGGCATCAGAACCTTTGAAACCGAGACAAGAAACACTCTGGATCTCTCCGCAATTCCCGTGCTTAAGAGCATGAGCCATCTGCCCGTTGTGGCAGACCCCAGCCACGGCACAGGACGAAGAGACTGCATTCTGCCCATGTCGCAGGCGGCGGTTGCGGCGGGTGCCGACGGACTTATGGTCGAGGTGCATAACTGCCCCGAAGAGGCGTTCAGCGACGGCGACCAGTCCATTCTGCCTGATGATTTCGACGTTCTGATGAAGCGTCTGAACATCATTGCAGAGACCATCGGAAGAAAACTGATAACCGAATGA
- a CDS encoding 23S rRNA (pseudouridine(1915)-N(3))-methyltransferase RlmH yields MLIKIVMASKIKEPEIKALVDRYIKMSNGFMPVSVEVDKNRQGAQQKGLLVGMDPKGTKFTSESFAAWLNKRVETYGDITFYIGEAEGLPADVRASAKEFISLSEMTMAHRVSLLVLAEQVYRALTIINGHPYHK; encoded by the coding sequence ATGCTGATAAAAATTGTTATGGCATCCAAGATCAAAGAGCCTGAAATAAAGGCGTTGGTTGACAGATATATAAAGATGTCCAACGGATTTATGCCTGTTTCGGTCGAGGTCGACAAGAACAGGCAGGGAGCCCAGCAGAAGGGACTTCTGGTGGGAATGGATCCCAAAGGGACAAAATTCACCAGTGAGAGTTTTGCCGCATGGCTTAACAAACGGGTGGAAACCTACGGCGACATCACTTTTTATATAGGTGAGGCCGAAGGGCTTCCGGCGGATGTCAGGGCTTCGGCTAAAGAATTCATTTCATTGTCCGAAATGACAATGGCACACAGGGTTAGCCTGTTGGTTCTTGCGGAGCAGGTTTATAGGGCGCTGACCATTATCAACGGTCATCCGTATCATAAATAG
- the hisC gene encoding histidinol-phosphate transaminase, translating to MTDFKKLAGKEIADIVPYKPGKPVKELERELGIKEAIKLASNENPFGPSPKVKTALKNFFPEISRYPYGDAHYLRTKLAAKLEVPADMLLFGTGSNEIIELAIRTFLKDGEHVISPAPSFSVYSSIAQAAGKTCKWIPCKKDFSFDLDAVLAAVDEKTRMIFIANPNNPTGGYTGDKKLRAFMEKVPSDVIVVFDEAYVEFADAKDFPDTMKYLDAFHNVFIMRTFSKAYGLAALRCGYVVADAMAIDMMNRVRQPFNTNMAAQVAAEAAVEDAAYLDKVIKKNKKGRNYLQKEFKKLGLDFVKSQANFILVEVGDGEKVFNELLKKGIIVRYLGPGLAKYIRVSVGTMPENEAFIEQLKKVLGK from the coding sequence ATGACAGATTTCAAGAAACTCGCCGGAAAAGAAATAGCAGACATCGTTCCCTACAAACCCGGCAAGCCCGTAAAAGAGCTTGAGAGAGAGCTCGGCATTAAAGAGGCCATCAAACTCGCCTCAAACGAAAACCCTTTCGGTCCTTCGCCGAAGGTTAAAACCGCTCTTAAAAACTTCTTTCCCGAAATATCACGCTATCCCTACGGCGATGCCCATTATCTCCGCACAAAACTTGCGGCGAAACTGGAAGTCCCCGCAGATATGCTCCTTTTCGGCACAGGTTCAAACGAAATAATCGAACTCGCCATCCGCACTTTCCTGAAAGACGGCGAGCATGTAATAAGCCCTGCGCCCAGCTTTTCGGTGTATTCATCAATAGCTCAGGCGGCGGGAAAAACATGCAAGTGGATACCCTGTAAAAAGGATTTCTCTTTCGACCTTGATGCGGTTCTTGCCGCTGTGGACGAAAAAACACGCATGATATTCATCGCAAACCCCAACAACCCCACAGGGGGCTACACAGGCGACAAAAAACTCCGTGCGTTCATGGAGAAAGTCCCTTCCGACGTTATAGTCGTGTTTGACGAGGCATACGTTGAGTTTGCCGACGCAAAGGACTTCCCCGACACTATGAAATATCTGGATGCGTTCCACAACGTGTTCATAATGCGCACCTTCTCCAAGGCATACGGTCTGGCGGCTCTCCGCTGCGGATACGTTGTTGCGGACGCAATGGCCATCGACATGATGAACCGTGTGCGCCAGCCCTTCAACACAAACATGGCGGCACAGGTTGCGGCAGAAGCGGCTGTGGAAGACGCTGCATATCTGGACAAGGTCATCAAAAAGAATAAGAAGGGCAGAAACTATCTCCAGAAGGAGTTCAAAAAGCTTGGGCTTGATTTCGTAAAGTCTCAGGCGAACTTCATACTTGTTGAAGTCGGCGATGGCGAAAAGGTTTTCAACGAACTTCTGAAAAAGGGAATAATCGTCCGCTATCTCGGCCCCGGCCTCGCAAAATATATCCGTGTGTCCGTAGGCACAATGCCAGAGAACGAAGCCTTCATCGAACAGCTTAAAAAGGTTCTCGGCAAATGA
- a CDS encoding TrmH family RNA methyltransferase, with protein MIIHGRNTVEEALKLDIVKLLHVKVNSTFDPKKYKVECRTYGSKEFEHFFGQEAQGVAAEIRDLEPKFFDKVFDKILENGPVVILDRIFDPHNYGAIIRAANCFGIKTVLVGFDKQAPITAAVCKASSGTIFHTLVAGAGNTATALKKLQDAGYKAYAADVHGQTALKDVVFDHKSVIIMGSEGKGIRPALLELANTHVKIPMRGDIDSLNVAQSAAVIMYEFTRGL; from the coding sequence ATGATAATACACGGAAGAAACACTGTCGAGGAAGCACTCAAGCTGGATATAGTTAAACTGCTCCATGTGAAGGTTAACTCGACCTTTGACCCTAAGAAATATAAAGTTGAATGCCGCACCTACGGCTCTAAGGAGTTCGAACACTTTTTCGGACAGGAGGCGCAGGGAGTTGCGGCGGAGATAAGAGACCTTGAGCCGAAGTTTTTCGATAAGGTCTTTGATAAGATACTTGAAAACGGTCCCGTTGTTATTCTCGACAGGATTTTTGACCCCCATAACTACGGGGCGATAATAAGAGCGGCCAACTGCTTCGGCATAAAGACCGTTCTGGTGGGCTTCGATAAGCAGGCTCCTATCACTGCGGCGGTCTGCAAGGCTTCCAGCGGAACAATATTCCACACTCTGGTGGCGGGCGCAGGAAACACTGCAACAGCATTGAAAAAACTTCAGGATGCCGGATACAAGGCCTATGCGGCGGACGTCCACGGGCAGACAGCCCTTAAGGACGTTGTTTTCGACCATAAATCCGTCATTATTATGGGTTCCGAAGGTAAAGGCATACGCCCCGCACTTCTGGAGCTTGCGAACACACATGTGAAAATTCCCATGAGGGGCGATATCGACTCTCTGAACGTAGCTCAGAGTGCGGCGGTCATCATGTACGAGTTCACACGGGGGCTATAA
- a CDS encoding TraR/DksA family transcriptional regulator: MDREKLKYHRDKLLKMRRELIDKLNERYHDAMSLGEDGTQDAADEAYNLYNKNLMLGRVETDALKLRLIEQALVRIDNGTYGVCIECEEDIEEKRLEYVPFARYCTDCKTELEKKGLIKM, from the coding sequence ATGGACAGGGAAAAACTGAAATACCACAGGGACAAACTGCTGAAGATGAGACGTGAGCTCATCGATAAGCTCAATGAGAGATATCACGATGCTATGAGCCTCGGCGAAGACGGAACACAGGACGCCGCAGACGAAGCATATAATCTCTATAACAAAAACCTTATGCTTGGCCGTGTTGAGACGGATGCTCTTAAGCTCCGCCTTATCGAGCAGGCTCTGGTTCGAATCGACAACGGAACCTACGGCGTCTGTATCGAGTGTGAAGAGGATATTGAGGAAAAACGCCTCGAATACGTTCCTTTCGCCAGATACTGCACCGACTGTAAGACCGAACTGGAAAAGAAAGGCCTCATCAAGATGTAA